TTTATTTTAGTGTCAGTTTCTTGTTATATCGTTTCTACTGTTATCAAGTGTCATTTTTTTTGCTACATTCCACATATTTAGTTCTTTATCCGGAATACACGACTTGGAACACGGATTGTGTCACATCTTCAAATTGATCCGTCGACGGTGAAGAATTCAGCATGTATATATCGAAGGTTAATTTGCGCAAAACTAGAATGACACGAATTAtgatgattttctttttgaacaaatGGTTCTATTGAAATGCATGATCAAATAAACAAAGATATGACTTAAGATAATCTGTTCATATTTtgtaagaataaaatatttaaatgtagcCTTGGATATATTAGGGTGGgccataaataatattttcagtttACGTAACATTCATGTTACGAATTTATATTGGATTTTCTTAGGTTTTTTTTGTCGCTTGGATTTTCTTTGGTTAACATGCTATTTCTGCAAACTGCCATGAAAAAATGCAAATAGATGTTAAACTACGAGTTAGGGACAACATTCAACTGGACGGAACAACAAACGGTCGTCAACTTTAAAACATGCACAAACTTCTATGTATAATCTCAATAGACAAACACAAAGTGTTATTTGTTTCTTGCTTGTTAAAAACAACAACTACATATTGCAATAGCATTAGCAATGAtaggttttgttatttttgttctGCATGTGGTGAGTTTAATGTGGTATATTATGTTAGAGAAGCGTTTCAAAGTTGGTATAAATTCTAGGGACCATTTCAATAATGTTTGGATCCACAGATTCTCAGGCTCGATTATACAAAAGCATGAACAAGTCAATGAACATGACCACTTTAACATCTAGTCCCACAAATTCATAAAATGGTCTATCGACCCATTAAGGGTTCTACCCAACGAAACCAAATTTCAATTCTAACGAGATTCACAAGCTTCaaatcattacaaaaaaacacaaagaatTTGAACCTTCAAGATGATTTCATGGATGGATTTGGAGAAGCCCGACAAAgacagagatagagagagactGTTACACCCAATGGAGAGATTGAAGAATCGACAGagaagatggagatggagagatCGAGTTTGGaggaggaaaaagaaaaaaaaaggatttcgcgaaggagagagagagagagagagacatacaGAATGGAGGTGATATCCAATAAGAGGGACACGTTAGGGGTTTTTAGTATTTCTTAAAGCTCCTTGTTTGACACCGGTTCTCTTGTTTTTAGgcatttttgatttatttttttctgcttTTACTTAAGAACCTCTTTGCTACAACCTCCAATGGAAGTAGTCTAAGATTGGTTTAGGAACAGTGAAGACATGTTTAATCATGAGTTGTGGTGTATAATGTGAATATGTTTCTGCTTAGTGAGAGAAACACTAAGTATTTTTTGAGGACTTGTTTTTCAATCGATATGAATCATATGATcatgtatcttttttttctcagtGAGAGAAACATTAACGAATCATTACAGACTTGTTTCTTTcaattttgtaaatatgttTCTGACTAGTGAGAGaaaattaagaaatcattgGAGAATCGTTTCTTAATGGAGGATATCATCATTTATCTTAATAATATCAGTGACTATTTATTGAATGACATGTGTCAATAGGAAGATAGTGTCGTATAATCAATGGTTTGGCTAAACATATTTGTTTGCTAAATGCTCGTTGCATTAGCATTATTCATTCGCGACCTTAGGGAACAATAATCTTTATGTGATTTGATAGCAAAAACAAAAGTCTTTTTCGAAATAATAAACTTTCAAAGACAATATCGTACACGATACAATACTGCCtgataatgataataatataactgatttaaaggcaaaaacctttaaaaattacaatatgAAATTTCAGAAATGCAAACGCACACATTTAGTTCAAATCCAAACCATGTTGGCTAACACTTATTATCGATGCTATGATCAGAAAGATCGGCGGCAGGtgcggcggtggtggtggttgtgacAGGCATCTGACTGGTGATTGGTAATTGGTGGTAGCAGTAGCTGTTGTCGTCCATTGAAGCAACGCTGGCTTGAACATCACTCATCTGCTGAGGTTGTCCCATCAACAACGATTGGTGTTGATTTGGATACTGATTTGAACTCTGTCCCTGATCAAGACTCAAACATGTATACATGTCCTGGCTCGAACCGTTGAACCTAGGCTGGGTCTGATCATAAAAGTTACCAAGAGATTGGTATTGAAATGGTTCTTGAAGATTCATATTCTGATGATGAACATGATCATTAGAACCACCATGAGCTTGCTCATTCACACTCATATCCATACCATCATATTGACGCATATGATCATAAAATTCAGTAGGGTTACTTACCAAACCCTCGGTTCCGACAGCAAAAGGGTCCACATCACCAACAACAGGACCAGATGCATCTGTGACAGCGACATTAAGAGCACCAATCGGCTCGAGGAACTCGGTCCTGTGAGTTAGCTTATTGACATTATCATCAATTATAAGATTCAGTGCTTCAATAAAACCTGGATCAGAATAGTGATGTGGCGACATCGCTTTCCCCTTGAGAAGATCGAACATAACCTCTTGAACCTCAATCTCTCGATTCTCTTCATCTATCCTCAtcagtttctctctttctttctggaTCCTCTCCCACAGATACCTCTCTTGGTCATACATCTTCTTGTACCGTTGCTCCGGCAGAACATCCAAAAACTTCAAGCACACTTCTTTAGCGCCTTCCTTTGACGGGGAAAACTCCGGCTCCGTATTGTCGCAGCTGTTGATAACCGCACAAGCTTTGACACCACAGAGAGTAGCCAGCTCGTTGACTTTCTTGATAATACctttcttcctcttcctgaAACTTTGCTTCCTTGCAAAGTCATCAGTTATGGGTTCTAGTTTTAACTTTCCCCTTGGCATTGTTGTATGTAAGTGAATGATAGAGATATGTTGGCACTTCTCTTGTTTATATAGCGTAATGAGAGGCTGGTACTAGGTACTGTATGCAAGTCTTATCAGTTTCTTTGGGTAATTAATGCTAAATTGCggtaatatataatttgatagtTACAAAAAgagtaagtatatatataatatcaagtctgtatatacattatttatgAGCTGGCAGTAGTgcaatttcttttgttttttcttgaaaaatacttgatattatatatatacatactctTTTTGTAACtatcaattatatattaccGCAACATAGCACTAATTACTCAAAGAAAGTGATAAGATTTGTATACGTAATATCAGACTCTCATTACACTATGTGAAATTTCTTATTACCACCTATCGTTatgtttttaagttttctaTAATTAGTTTGTATTAGTATattaatcttatttttataaaactaaattttaacaCTTGTtcataattttgaagttatgtaatatttgtgtgttttttgtaGAAAAGAGTTAGAAATTGTCAATATAAATGGAGAATTGAAGATGCAAAATTCGAGTTTGTTTAATATCATgataaaatagtatttaaatggATTTTACAATTGTCAGATAATCATTGGATATAATAGATAACAATCATgtaattttagatattattttgtatctgatttgtttccttttgttGAAGTAATTAAAGAACCAAGAAAACAGTAAATGTCAATgcaaatttagaataaaatgtTGCCAGCTAGTGCTGCGTAGGTAGCATGATAATTACAGATCATATCCAATGGTAAATTCATCGAACGGTAAATTCATAAAATTCTAACAATAGTACAAAATATGCTTATTATCCGAGATCCGGATTTGATCTGAAATCCAGTCCGGATCCTTTCAAAAAATCCATATATCTCGAAGGGCTGAATCCGAATCTTGGTAGTAAAATGTAGGATGTGTTCCAAACAGATCtgaatatcttaattttttagtCCGAATATCTAGATCcgtaatttttaataattattataaaataataatatctatataattttgtaatattatacataaaaataatcaaaaacattatatacattttcgcttttagtttattttcatatatattaatatactttttatttattttaaagatcaAAATCTGGATCTGAATATCCGCCGGATTAGATAATTTAAGAATTCCAATAGATATAAGAATAGTAAAATTATGGATCCATCTGATAGAGATAAGCTTGCTTAATCAATGCACTGAGATTAGGGttggaaagaagaagagaacttTAACCAGCGGGTTAGCCTAGTGGTACTTGAGAGAGCTTCGGTCTTAATACGGTCCTAGGTTCGATTTCTATTGGCCATACGGATATGAATTCATTGTtttcggctcatttgaatgtccaaaagagggtctatccgtgggctgtatCTCCACCCAAAAATTAGGTTTGTATCATCATTAATCCGAGTTTAACCCttttcagttcaaaaaaaaaaaaaagaacgagaGCTTAGAGACGAAAGCTGAATCAGatattttctgattatattatttttaattatgtttttgataaaaggTAATACGACAACGTTTCCTCATTTATTAAAGACTCTTCCACAACACGAGTCTGTCCATGCACCCACAGCACGAGTCTCTACATGCTTCTATCTTCTCCAACGTTTTGAAAACCGACCCAAACACTGAACCGGACTACTTACCGGATCACTGGGTTATCGGGTCGACCGcggattaataaataaatcaatttagttatataataatatattagttatgaaaataaaaatatagaaactaaagttaatattatctacatttttctaaaacataaaatagtagTTTGGATaggtatatattttatgtttaaaaaacatttaaaaaatacttaactttacttttttatattttcattttcatttgatatacaaactataaaaaatagCTTAGACTATTTAAGttagaaaaatgtaaaacaaaaaaaattatttgttaatcGACAAAGAATAGAgttataaaacttaaaacttaGAATAGATTTTACTAcagatttataataaataaaataatcaaaaaacaaaaaagaaagaagaaacagaagataCATAGTCAGTAGAGActagcagaagaagaagaacgatgaaaaaaaaaccgaaagaaacctaatttttaattggaaatttaaaatataaaagagaatctaaaaaataattaaaagttttagaaaatgtaaaagttATCTATTGATTCAACCAATGGTTCAACCGGTACCGGATTTCAGATTTTAGTAGGTTTCTGtggatttttgcgggtttttaaattttggatttttcacAAAACGTGAACCGGATTTATTTCGGATCATCGaatttaccggttcaaccgcgtGTCCGGATccggtttcaaaacactgatcTTCCCTTAGAAAATAAATTGAAGCTAACGTATAACAGAAGCCCATTAATATTAGGCTGATCGGGCTTGAAAAGTTATTAATGGcgccaaaataaaaatagatttcccCGCCATCCCCATCGACCTAAACCTATAAATTGGATACTGAAAAAACCCCAAAtcagaagaaactgaaaaaaatgGCCGGCGACAATTCGACGGAGGCGTCATCGAGTAGGAAGAACTCCCTAGGACTGGAACTGCCCATCTTCCAAGGTAAGGAGGAGCCAGAGCCGACGGATGAATCGGGATTTGATTTGGATGCTGCTGATGATGGTTCACTTCGTTTTTACATCCTCGACGCTTACGAGGAGGCTTTTGGCGCGAGCATGGGCACAGTGTATCTGTTTGGGAAGGTGACTCACTCATTTTTAATTCTCCTTTGACCTTATGGTTAATATATATAGAGCATTATTAATTCGGCTGTTACCCTCTCTTTTAGGTTAAAACGGGAGATACGTACAAGAGTTGCTGTGTTGTAGTTAAGAACATGCAGAGATGTGTTTATGCTATTCCAAATGTGAGTTCTGTGACTAACGTGTGTCGCACGCTAATACGAAGCAATATCCTATCTTCtctattatatattgttttttttttgaccttGTCTTCTTAGGAAATGGCATCTGGACTGAAGAACGAGATTTCTCAGCAACTGTTACGACTCGACGTTTCGAATTATAGCATGGCACTTGTCAAGGTTTGGgtattttacctttttactttttacttttcatGTACTGTTTAGCAgcaaaaacttttctttttttactctCTACTCTGCTCTCTCCTTGGATGAATATCAGAGAAGCTATGCATTTGAGAGGCCTGATGTGCCAGCTGGCGAGCAATATGTTTTGAAGATAAATTATCCATTTAAGGTGCCTTTTAAAGCTTTAAGTCACTCTaaaaattgtcttttttttgttgttaattcTCTTACATCTCAACACCTGTCTGTCTCTGTTGTTATCATAGGATCCTGCACTTCCAGAAGACCTTAAAGGGGAGTCTTTTTGCGCTGTGCTCGGCTCTCACACCAGGTTTTAGTTTCTTACTGCTGAGTTTCTATTTACCTTTCCCTGTTTTTAATAGTTGATcggttagttttgcatttacTGGTCTTTTCTAAGCTTCTTATTTAACTATGTATGTATGTCAATTTATATGGCAGTGCTTTGGAGCTTTTTATACTTAAAAGGAAGATCATGGGACCTTCTTGGCTGaaaatttcaaacttctctACTAGTTTAGCTTCTCAACGAGTAAAAAGCCTTAAAAATAGTATCTTGCTAGTTAtttctatttatgttttatCTCCAAATAATGAGGACTTGAACACTTGTGCAGGTGAGCTGGTGCAAGTTTGAGGTTACTGTTGAATCTCCGAAGGCTATCACTGTTTTAGTCCCGGAGGAAAAAGTGGTTCATCCTCCTCCTGCTGTCGTCACAGCTATAAACTTAAAGACTATAGTCAATGAAAAGCACAACATCACCGAGATTGTTTCGGCCTCTGTTCTCTGTTTTCACAACGCCAAGGTTtgtgaaaaatgtttttttttcttgctcaAATGACACTCTCTTAGTAGCTTGATATTTTATGTCCTTTGGTGTTTCAGATTGACGCTCCAATGCCAGGTccagaaagaaagagatctGGTGTTCTGTCTCATTTCACTGTCGTTAGGAATCCTGATGGAACAAGCTACCCAATTGGTTGGAAGAAAGAAGTGGCTAACAGAAATTCAAAGAACGGCTGCAGtgttttaagttttgaaaacaGGTATTCATTCCGCAGCTATTGTTGTTGTGTACTGGTCCTATTATTTGCTTCatccaacatttttttttgtttattttactgCAGTGAAAGAGCTTTGCTGAACCGATTGTTTCTGGAGTTGAACAAATTGGACAGTGATGTTCTTGTGGGGCATAATATATCAAGGTTTGATCTGGATGTCCTTCTCCAAAGAGCCCAGGCAAAGCAACTAATCTTTTTACCATCTAAATATGACTGTgtctttaatttttatgttagtAGAAGTAACATTAATAAGacataatgtttttatttaatgcaTTATATACATCATTTAGTCCATTTtctcagtctctctctctcttttttgttgttgtgatgATGACTTAACTGAATGACTACTGTGCAGACTTGCAAAGTATTGAGTAGCATGTGGTCCAAAATTGGCCGTCTCAAACGCTCGTTCATGCCTAGGCTTAAAGGGAACACTAATTTTGGGCTCATGTCTTGCATTGCTGGGGCTATTATGTATGATGATCTTCAACTCTTACAAGCAGAGTGATAAAGCGTAGTCCCTCACCTAATAAGCTTCTGGTTATTGCAGGTCAGTTATTCGTTAACAGACCTTTCAAAGACACAGCTGAACCGGGACAGGGAAGACTTATCACCTAATGACATTCCGAAAATGTTTCAGTCCTCTAAAACACTTGTGGAACTTGTAAGTTCTTTAATTCGTCTCCTCAGTCTTTTTTTATACATATGAGCTGGTACTTCCTCACTAGGGACGACAGGTTACGATTCCTTTTGGTTTTCTTCGGTTCAGATTGAATGTGGGCAGACAGATGCATGGTTATCCATGGAGCTCATGTTTCATCTAAGTGTTCTTCCTCTCACTCTCCAGCTTACTAACATAAGTGGCAACCTCTGGGGGAAAACTCTTCAAGTACTGGCTCCTGTTCTacctctctcactctctctatTCCTGAAACGTTATGcgctctgatttttttttcttttccttaccAGGGATCCAGGGCGCAAAGAACTGAATACTACTTACTACATACATTCCACTCGAGAAAGTACATCCTCCCAGACAAAATCTCGCAACGTATGAAGGATATAAAGTCATCAAAAAGAAGAATCAGCCACAGTGTAGATGAATTGGATGCTGACTTGGATCTGGAAAATGATGGCAGAAAAACAAAGAAGGGTGGTCCAGCCTACGCTGGTGGATTGGTTTTGGAGCCAAAGAAAGGCTTATACGACAAATATGTGTTGCTTCTTGACTTCAATAGTCTATACCCGTCTATTATACAGGTTAAGTAGCGGGAGCAGACtgtttaattttttctatttctcaAGCCTTGAAATTACTGTTTCCACTTGATTTGTGTGCATAACGTACGTTGGTAATTTCaggaatataatatatgtttcaCGACTGTACCACGATCAGAAGATGGTGTTCCTCGTTTACCTTCTAGTCAGACACCTGGAGTTCTTCCAAAGGTATATTCACCTTTACACTAGTTGCTTTATTATTATCTGTTTTAGGTAGTGATTGCTTCATTTTGTAGTTCAGTTAAACTAACCTTGACAATATCTTCTAATCTGTAGCTCTCTATATCTCTTGTCTTTGTTTTTAGTTGATGGAACATTTGGTCAGTTTAAGGAAACGTGTCAAACAAAAGATGAAGAAGGAAACAGGTGTCAAGTACTGGGAGCTTGACATTCGGCAGCAGGCATTAAAACTCACAGCCAATAGGTTTTGTGTTTAATGGTATTAGCATTCTGCTTTgcaataatgttttatattttaatgtttcatCATTCTAAACGGAAGCATGTATGGATGTCTGGGGTTCTCTGATTCAAGATTCTATGCTAAGCCTTTAGCAGAACTCATAACACTGCAGGtaagttatgtttttttctctattcTAGTGAcaaatttttctttgtttttttttcatgaaatcCGGTTAATTCCCTAACATTGCAGGGAAGGGAGATCCTGCAAAGAACCGTAGATCTTGTGCAGAATCATTTAAACCTGGAGGTATCACCGGACTAAATGCATTTCAGTAATGTAATGTGTCAACATGTTGGGGGAATATTGAACATGTTGCTTTTTTACGCAGGTGATTTATGGTGACACAGATTCAATCATGATTCACAGTGGACTAGATGATATTGAAGAGGTCAAAACCATCATAACAAAAGTCATCCAAGAGGTAGGAGGTTggataatataatagatttatcTCCAGCTTTTCACCCTTAAAACGAAgctatatactatatgattagACCAAATATTCATTTAATGGTTGCAACTTTTAATGTTCGATTTCCTGATGCATGAAAGACAATTAATGGATAACTCAAGTTGGGTCTCACCTTGtctcttttaatattatagGTCAATAAGAAGTACAGATGTATGAAAATTGAGTGTGATGGCATATATAAGAGAATGCTAATTCTAAGAAAAAAGAAGTATGCTGGCGTCAAGTTGCAGTTCAAAGACGGGAAGACTTGCgaggtaaaaatatttaaatttacacatcctttttttttcagaaaatttttTAGGATACTAAACGCATTGGTCCAATGCAGGAAATTGAAAGAAAGGGTGTGGATATGGTTCGTCCAGATTGGAGCTTACTCTCCAAGGAAATTGGAGATTTATGCTTGGCT
This is a stretch of genomic DNA from Raphanus sativus cultivar WK10039 unplaced genomic scaffold, ASM80110v3 Scaffold3230, whole genome shotgun sequence. It encodes these proteins:
- the LOC130506428 gene encoding agamous-like MADS-box protein AGL36: MPRGKLKLEPITDDFARKQSFRKRKKGIIKKVNELATLCGVKACAVINSCDNTEPEFSPSKEGAKEVCLKFLDVLPEQRYKKMYDQERYLWERIQKEREKLMRIDEENREIEVQEVMFDLLKGKAMSPHHYSDPGFIEALNLIIDDNVNKLTHRTEFLEPIGALNVAVTDASGPVVGDVDPFAVGTEGLVSNPTEFYDHMRQYDGMDMSVNEQAHGGSNDHVHHQNMNLQEPFQYQSLGNFYDQTQPRFNGSSQDMYTCLSLDQGQSSNQYPNQHQSLLMGQPQQMSDVQASVASMDDNSYCYHQLPITSQMPVTTTTTAAPAADLSDHSIDNKC